CCACAGGCGAACCAGCTTGAGGACCCTGCGGTCCGACACCCGGCGACCCACTTCGGCAAGCAGCCGACCATGGTCGATCTCGTCGAAGAAGCTCCGGATATCGAATTCGACAACAAAGTGACACCCCTTGGAGAAGCCGACTCGCAGCCGCTCCACCGCCTGCGTCGCCGACCGTTTCGGACGGAATCCGTACGAGCACGGGGAGAATCCCGCCTCGAACACCGGCTCCAAAACAATCTTTGCCGCCTGCTGGGCAACCCTGTCGCGGACAGCAGGAATTCCTAGCGGCCTCACACCGCCTTGCGGTTTCGGAATATCCACACGCCTGGCGGGCGCGGGACGATACGTGCCTGCACGCAGAGAAACCTGGAGTTCACCGAGCATCCGCCCGACTCCGTATTCCTTCTCCACGAATACCAGGGTGACCCGATCCACCCCAGCACTTCCTCTGTTGGCCCGGACCCGTTCCCACGCCTCCCACAGCACATCACCTCTGTGGATACGGTCGTAAAGGGCATGGAAACGCCGTTCCGGAGACTGCTTGGCCGCAGCCCATAGTCCGCGTTGAAGTTTTCGCACTTTCGAGACGGACGCATGTCCGTCCACTACGACAGGCTGTTGCCCGTCGGAGTAATTGGACCGGGTCGCCCCGGTCATGCCCTCGCACTTACCTTCGCTACAGACGTGATCAAAGTGAGGGCCCTTCCCTCCCGGCGCGTTATGTTGCACGCCGATCAGCGGTACTACGACCCTCTCGGACTCCCGCTGCCCTCCGGACGTTTTCACCATCGGCTTATACGTCCGGTCTCTTGCCTGATGCCAGGCGTGGTCAGACGGGTCTCTCCTGTTCCGGCCCAGACTGTGCACACGTGCCGCCCCCTCTACCCCGGAAGAACCCTGGAGGCTGACCCCGGAACAGGGCCCCCAGGACATGGCCTTCGCCCTGACATGACGGGCTCGGCTTCTTCGCTGCCGGTGTGACGAGGCTGCAGGGTTCGCTTCACGCTACGGCCCGCGTGCTTG
The Streptomyces sp. NBC_01485 genome window above contains:
- the ltrA gene encoding group II intron reverse transcriptase/maturase, translating into MSWGPCSGVSLQGSSGVEGAARVHSLGRNRRDPSDHAWHQARDRTYKPMVKTSGGQRESERVVVPLIGVQHNAPGGKGPHFDHVCSEGKCEGMTGATRSNYSDGQQPVVVDGHASVSKVRKLQRGLWAAAKQSPERRFHALYDRIHRGDVLWEAWERVRANRGSAGVDRVTLVFVEKEYGVGRMLGELQVSLRAGTYRPAPARRVDIPKPQGGVRPLGIPAVRDRVAQQAAKIVLEPVFEAGFSPCSYGFRPKRSATQAVERLRVGFSKGCHFVVEFDIRSFFDEIDHGRLLAEVGRRVSDRRVLKLVRLWLQAGVMVDGEVRRTVAGTPQGGVISPLLANIYLHVLDTELMQRGVGELVRYADDGVVLCRSARQARAALEAVGEILRPLGLQLHPDKTKVVDLREGREGLDFLGCHFRARFSGRVWEKYGKVRFCLHRWPSQAAMKRLRDKVRERTDRRRSGRDIRDVIADLNPILRGWGNYFRTGNAAGKFRTVDDYVVWRLRRLMVKKRGRNLRTGQHLDLDRGMV